One genomic window of Azospirillum sp. TSH100 includes the following:
- a CDS encoding mechanosensitive ion channel domain-containing protein has product MIRSAAPAASPFARAWRLFLSGGLAVLLLAVLLAGAGAQALAASPAPAAAPAPTAGAPAPAAPVVVDEATLQQLEALVGTLENQDARTQLVTQLRNLITAQRGLAQAKEAEGESALPQTIGARALAFLAARMDVVSRQLVQVANVFSDLPGALSWVQRQAQDDTARERWVQIAIQLSLILGIGAVAARGIGWLLGRPRQALAARHVGSALLRIPMLLGRAVLELAPILGFIVVAYTILSVTEPAPRVRLVALAVVNATVITQALLILVRMLFAPDAPNLRMVHTSEAGARRCYIWSRRLIAVAVYGYFVAEGAYVLGLPLGAYGALLKLLGVVIAGMLIALILQNRVGVADWMRGNPLSGDGDPLATARREAEGQGAVLRTARRRFAEIWHVLAILYVVVTLGVWVLNVYGGFEYLARGTAVTMVAVVVARLLVTGLNRTLRRGLTMNRELAGNLPQLHTRAFHYLPIVQRIGKIVIWLVALGAALNGWGIDTLGLVESAAGRRIVGSAISIGLLLAGAIVAWEVVSALIEHFLRTTDRNGTRIERSARMRTLLPLLRNAFLILLVTMVSLITLSELGVNIAPLLAGAGVVGLAIGFGSQTLVKDIITGLFILFEDTVSVGDVVDVGGGHSGTVEAISIRSIRLRDGAGAVHSVPFSAVTTVKNMSKDFSVTAFNVTVSNREDPDRIIAVLKETGAEVQAQPQFAADILTPLEVLGVDKLSDTGIIILAQFKTRPTRQWGVSREFNRLLKKKFDELGIAMPTQSMQLVVGQNPQDRALAEALSQGS; this is encoded by the coding sequence ATGATCCGGTCCGCAGCGCCCGCCGCATCCCCGTTCGCACGCGCTTGGCGTTTGTTCCTGTCCGGCGGCCTCGCCGTCCTGCTTCTCGCGGTTCTGCTCGCCGGGGCGGGGGCGCAGGCGCTCGCCGCTTCGCCTGCTCCCGCCGCCGCTCCGGCCCCGACAGCCGGTGCTCCCGCCCCCGCCGCTCCCGTGGTGGTGGACGAGGCGACGTTGCAGCAGCTGGAGGCGCTCGTCGGCACGCTGGAGAATCAGGATGCACGCACCCAGCTGGTCACCCAGCTGCGCAACCTGATCACCGCCCAGCGTGGACTTGCCCAGGCCAAGGAGGCGGAGGGCGAGTCTGCGCTGCCGCAGACCATCGGCGCCCGCGCCCTGGCCTTCCTGGCGGCGCGGATGGACGTGGTCAGCCGCCAGCTGGTGCAGGTCGCCAACGTCTTCTCCGATCTGCCGGGGGCGCTGTCCTGGGTGCAGCGGCAGGCGCAGGACGACACCGCCCGCGAACGCTGGGTTCAGATCGCCATCCAGTTGTCGCTGATCCTCGGCATCGGTGCGGTGGCCGCGCGCGGCATCGGCTGGCTGCTCGGCCGTCCGCGCCAGGCGCTCGCTGCCCGCCATGTCGGCTCCGCCCTGCTGCGCATCCCCATGCTGCTGGGCCGGGCGGTGCTGGAACTGGCGCCGATCCTCGGCTTCATCGTCGTCGCCTACACGATCCTGTCGGTGACCGAGCCGGCGCCGCGCGTGCGGCTGGTGGCGCTGGCGGTGGTGAACGCCACCGTCATCACCCAGGCGCTGCTGATCCTGGTGCGCATGCTGTTCGCGCCCGACGCCCCCAACCTGCGCATGGTCCACACCAGCGAGGCCGGGGCGAGGCGCTGCTACATCTGGTCGCGCCGGCTGATCGCGGTCGCGGTCTACGGCTATTTCGTCGCGGAGGGGGCCTATGTGCTGGGCCTGCCGCTGGGCGCCTACGGCGCGCTGCTGAAGCTGCTGGGCGTGGTGATCGCCGGCATGCTGATCGCGCTGATCCTGCAGAACCGGGTCGGCGTCGCCGACTGGATGCGCGGCAACCCGCTGTCGGGCGACGGAGATCCGCTGGCGACCGCCCGGCGCGAAGCGGAAGGGCAGGGGGCGGTCCTGCGCACCGCGCGCCGCCGCTTCGCCGAGATCTGGCATGTGCTGGCCATCCTCTATGTCGTGGTGACGCTGGGCGTCTGGGTGCTGAACGTCTATGGCGGGTTCGAGTATCTCGCCCGCGGCACCGCGGTGACCATGGTGGCGGTGGTGGTGGCGCGGCTGCTGGTGACCGGGCTGAACCGGACCCTGCGCCGCGGCCTGACCATGAACCGTGAGCTGGCCGGCAACCTGCCGCAGCTGCACACCCGCGCCTTCCACTATCTCCCCATCGTCCAGCGCATCGGCAAGATCGTCATATGGCTGGTGGCGCTGGGGGCCGCGCTGAACGGCTGGGGCATCGACACGCTGGGGTTGGTCGAATCCGCCGCCGGCCGCCGCATCGTCGGCAGCGCCATCTCCATCGGCCTGCTGCTGGCCGGCGCCATCGTCGCCTGGGAGGTGGTAAGCGCGCTGATCGAGCATTTCCTGCGCACCACCGACCGCAACGGCACCCGCATCGAACGCAGCGCCCGCATGCGCACGCTGCTGCCGCTGCTGCGCAACGCCTTCCTGATCCTGCTGGTGACGATGGTGTCGCTGATCACCCTGTCGGAGCTGGGCGTCAACATCGCTCCGTTGCTGGCCGGTGCCGGTGTCGTCGGTCTGGCCATCGGTTTCGGATCGCAGACGCTGGTCAAGGACATCATCACCGGCCTGTTCATCCTGTTCGAGGACACGGTGTCGGTCGGCGACGTGGTCGATGTCGGCGGCGGCCATTCCGGCACGGTGGAGGCGATCTCGATCCGCTCCATCCGCCTGCGCGACGGGGCGGGTGCGGTCCATTCCGTGCCCTTCAGCGCGGTCACCACCGTGAAGAACATGAGCAAGGACTTCTCGGTCACCGCCTTCAACGTCACGGTGTCGAACCGCGAGGATCCCGACCGCATCATCGCCGTCCTCAAGGAGACGGGGGCCGAGGTGCAGGCCCAGCCGCAGTTCGCCGCCGACATCCTGACTCCGCTGGAGGTGCTGGGCGTTGACAAGCTGTCCGACACCGGCATCATCATCCTGGCCCAGTTCAAGACACGCCCGACCCGCCAGTGGGGGGTCAGCCGCGAGTTCAACCGCTTGCTGAAGAAGAAGTTCGACGAGTTGGGCATCGCCATGCCGACCCAGTCGATGCAGCTGGTCGTCGGCCAGAACCCGCAAGACCGCGCGCTTGCGGAAGCGCTTAGCCAGGGATCGTAA
- a CDS encoding molybdopterin-dependent oxidoreductase, producing the protein MNDTPPMPDKDADRTTGLEPGQKVEQEGAVRDKLVATKEQWARDGRALTGHAADPARERLPPGQRLVTDWPVLDLGITPKVTTANWTLTVDGLVENPLSWSWQDFQAQPQESFVSDIHCVTTWSRYDNRWEGVSARRLLELAQPKPEARFVVFHSFDGYTTNVALSDFDDDGVLLATNWEGQPISRDHGGPVRIILPKLYLWKSAKWVKRIELLAGDRKGYWEVRGYNNHADPWLEERYSD; encoded by the coding sequence ATGAACGACACACCCCCCATGCCGGACAAGGATGCGGACAGGACCACCGGGCTCGAGCCGGGCCAGAAGGTAGAGCAGGAGGGGGCCGTCCGCGACAAGCTGGTCGCCACCAAGGAGCAGTGGGCGCGCGACGGCCGCGCGTTGACAGGCCATGCCGCCGACCCGGCGCGCGAGCGTCTGCCGCCCGGCCAGCGTCTGGTGACCGACTGGCCGGTGCTGGACCTCGGCATCACGCCGAAGGTGACGACCGCCAACTGGACGCTGACCGTCGACGGGCTGGTGGAAAACCCGCTGTCCTGGAGCTGGCAGGATTTCCAGGCCCAGCCGCAGGAGAGCTTCGTCTCCGACATCCACTGCGTCACCACCTGGTCGCGCTACGACAACCGGTGGGAGGGCGTCAGCGCCCGCCGCCTGCTGGAACTGGCCCAGCCGAAGCCGGAGGCGCGCTTCGTCGTCTTCCATTCCTTCGACGGCTACACCACCAACGTCGCCCTGTCGGACTTCGATGACGACGGCGTGCTGCTCGCCACCAATTGGGAAGGCCAGCCGATCAGCCGCGACCATGGGGGACCGGTACGGATCATCCTGCCCAAGCTGTATCTCTGGAAGAGCGCCAAGTGGGTGAAGCGGATCGAGCTTCTGGCCGGCGACCGCAAAGGCTATTGGGAGGTCCGCGGCTACAACAACCACGCCGATCCTTGGCTGGAGGAGCGCTATTCCGACTGA